In the Sediminibacter sp. Hel_I_10 genome, one interval contains:
- a CDS encoding RNA polymerase sigma factor, with product MSKSLKDHICEEQLFAAIFKKHAKDLHDFLYYKFGQQLNPEDRMQEAFVKLWENCAKVTPSKAKSFLFTTANNLMLNAYAHQKVVLKHQKTKPNHSTNITPEFVLEEKQYRKKLELAIANLTEAQRVAFLMNRVEGKRFKEIAELLDISTKAVEKRIYGALKKLREQIDEI from the coding sequence ATGTCAAAATCCCTCAAAGACCATATATGCGAGGAACAGTTGTTCGCCGCTATTTTTAAAAAACACGCAAAAGATCTGCATGATTTTCTATATTATAAGTTTGGGCAGCAACTCAATCCTGAAGATCGCATGCAGGAAGCTTTCGTAAAACTATGGGAGAATTGTGCAAAGGTGACCCCTTCTAAGGCAAAAAGTTTTTTATTTACTACCGCCAATAATTTGATGCTCAACGCCTATGCTCACCAAAAAGTGGTACTCAAACATCAAAAAACAAAACCAAATCACAGTACAAACATTACTCCTGAATTCGTCCTCGAAGAAAAACAATACCGTAAGAAACTAGAATTGGCCATTGCCAATCTCACCGAAGCACAACGGGTCGCCTTTTTAATGAATCGCGTAGAAGGGAAACGTTTTAAAGAAATTGCAGAACTTTTAGACATCTCAACTAAAGCTGTTGAGAAGCGTATTTATGGTGCCTTAAAAAAATTACGGGAACAAATTGATGAAATTTAA
- a CDS encoding alpha/beta hydrolase, giving the protein MKQVIAKILGGFINVWAFISAKSAAKMSLKLFSSPRRISIKEKQKDFLETAFIEDVDFGKHSLKTYRWLGKKETILLAHGWESNSFRWKSLILKLNELDYNIVALDAPGHGYSSGRRFNAILYADCIHVIAKKFRANIVIGHSVGGMATAFFQHKYQMESVTKLILLGAPSNFSGVFHRYVDMMGYSKRVAKAMDQLILKEFNYLPEHFNAAKFSEVITAEGLIIHDKTDRIIPYSDAEDFKAFYKKSKLITTEGFGHGLKNVEVDEHIINFING; this is encoded by the coding sequence ATGAAACAGGTTATTGCAAAAATTCTCGGGGGGTTTATCAATGTTTGGGCATTTATTTCGGCAAAAAGTGCTGCTAAAATGTCCTTAAAACTGTTCTCATCACCAAGACGGATCTCCATTAAAGAAAAGCAAAAAGATTTTCTAGAAACTGCTTTTATTGAAGACGTTGACTTTGGAAAACACAGCTTAAAAACCTATCGTTGGTTGGGTAAAAAAGAAACCATATTGCTGGCCCATGGTTGGGAAAGCAATTCCTTTAGATGGAAAAGCCTGATCCTTAAACTCAATGAGTTGGATTATAATATAGTGGCACTAGATGCTCCCGGCCACGGCTACTCCAGTGGAAGACGTTTCAATGCCATTCTCTATGCCGATTGTATCCACGTAATTGCTAAAAAATTTAGAGCTAATATCGTGATCGGACATTCGGTTGGTGGTATGGCCACGGCGTTTTTTCAACATAAATATCAGATGGAATCGGTTACAAAACTCATTCTCTTGGGAGCACCTTCAAACTTCTCAGGAGTATTCCACAGGTATGTTGATATGATGGGCTATAGCAAGCGCGTTGCCAAAGCAATGGACCAATTAATTTTGAAAGAGTTCAATTATCTACCCGAACATTTTAATGCCGCTAAATTTTCCGAAGTTATCACTGCGGAAGGTTTAATCATTCATGATAAAACAGATAGAATCATCCCTTACAGCGATGCTGAGGATTTTAAGGCTTTTTATAAAAAATCTAAATTGATCACTACCGAAGGGTTTGGACATGGCTTAAAAAATGTAGAAGTAGACGAGCATATCATCAACTTTATTAACGGATAG
- a CDS encoding membrane protein has protein sequence MIKILSLVLTIGGMIALILGVLGIFGNNVVSLSPWALTILGVVFFLSCVSMLKYRKDKPAE, from the coding sequence ATGATTAAGATATTATCATTAGTGCTTACCATTGGAGGTATGATTGCGTTAATCTTAGGTGTTCTAGGCATCTTTGGAAATAATGTTGTTTCACTAAGCCCATGGGCACTTACAATCTTAGGAGTGGTTTTTTTCCTTTCTTGTGTGTCTATGCTTAAATACCGTAAAGATAAACCCGCAGAATAA
- a CDS encoding AraC family transcriptional regulator, with protein MEHTNRPKIINSITELHRILGLPKPTHPLITLIDHSQEREQIDLGKQKMVLNFYNVTIKKSFQGQLKYGKSHYDFDEGTMSFLSPNQVLTIDEKGERNKEGWSLVFHPDLIANYALSKGIKHYGFFSYGVNEALHLSGKEEQTIENLVQNIQNEYNSTIDLYSQDVMVSNLELLLNYCNRFYNRQFITRKMASTDLLANFESKLSKYFDENNESKLPTVKSIAEEMNVSANYLSDMLRTITGQNTQQHIHSKLIEKAKEYLTTTSKSIGEIAFQLGFEHPQSFNRLFKSKTDVSPLEYRNSFN; from the coding sequence ATGGAACATACTAACAGACCGAAAATCATAAACTCAATAACCGAATTGCATCGGATTTTAGGATTACCAAAACCGACACATCCTTTGATTACGTTGATTGACCATTCGCAAGAACGAGAACAAATAGATTTAGGGAAACAAAAAATGGTGCTTAACTTTTACAATGTTACGATCAAAAAAAGTTTTCAAGGTCAACTCAAATATGGTAAAAGTCATTACGATTTTGACGAAGGCACCATGTCTTTTCTTTCTCCAAACCAAGTGTTGACAATTGACGAAAAAGGCGAAAGAAATAAAGAGGGCTGGTCGTTAGTGTTCCATCCAGACTTGATTGCAAATTATGCATTATCAAAGGGCATTAAACACTATGGTTTCTTTTCTTATGGCGTAAACGAGGCTTTGCACCTCTCAGGCAAAGAAGAACAGACCATAGAAAATTTAGTCCAAAATATTCAAAACGAATACAATTCAACCATTGACTTGTATAGTCAAGATGTGATGGTTTCAAATCTTGAATTATTGCTCAATTACTGCAACCGGTTTTACAATAGGCAATTTATCACAAGAAAAATGGCGAGTACCGATTTGCTCGCCAATTTTGAAAGTAAGCTATCGAAATATTTCGATGAAAATAATGAATCCAAATTACCCACAGTTAAAAGCATTGCCGAGGAAATGAACGTTTCCGCAAATTATTTAAGTGATATGCTAAGAACAATTACAGGACAAAACACGCAACAGCATATTCATTCTAAACTCATTGAAAAGGCAAAAGAATATTTAACGACAACTTCAAAGTCGATTGGCGAAATTGCCTTTCAACTTGGTTTTGAACATCCGCAATCGTTCAATAGATTATTTAAGAGCAAGACGGATGTGTCGCCTTTAGAATACAGAAATTCATTTAATTGA
- a CDS encoding pseudouridine synthase codes for MAEELKRINKFLSEAGYCSRREADKLITAGRVTINGVVPEMGTKITASDQVQVDGKPIVNTKEDFVYLAFNKPVGIVCTTDTRVEKDNIIDYINYPKRIFPIGRLDKPSEGLILLTDDGDIVNKILRASNNHEKEYIVTVDKTISQTFVQRMAGGIYLEDLDKTTKTCEVKKIDSHTFSIILTQGLNRQIRRMCEYLDYEVQTLQRVRIMNISLDMPLGEYRELTKSEFAELEQLLEDSTKTFEARKKKRT; via the coding sequence ATGGCAGAAGAACTGAAAAGAATCAATAAATTTCTAAGTGAAGCGGGCTATTGCTCCCGTCGTGAAGCAGATAAACTCATCACTGCAGGACGCGTTACCATTAACGGTGTAGTCCCAGAAATGGGAACAAAAATAACAGCGTCTGACCAAGTGCAGGTAGACGGCAAACCCATTGTAAATACTAAAGAAGATTTTGTATATCTCGCCTTCAACAAACCTGTGGGCATTGTTTGCACTACAGATACAAGGGTTGAAAAAGACAACATCATTGATTATATCAATTACCCAAAGCGTATTTTTCCAATAGGTCGATTAGATAAGCCAAGTGAGGGACTCATCCTTTTAACAGACGATGGAGACATTGTCAACAAAATATTAAGGGCCAGCAACAACCACGAGAAAGAATATATCGTCACGGTAGATAAAACCATTTCACAAACCTTTGTACAGCGTATGGCTGGAGGGATTTATCTAGAGGACCTAGATAAAACCACTAAGACCTGTGAGGTTAAAAAAATAGACTCGCATACTTTTAGTATTATTTTGACCCAAGGTTTAAATCGACAGATTAGGCGCATGTGTGAGTATCTAGATTATGAGGTACAAACACTGCAACGTGTGCGTATTATGAACATCTCATTAGACATGCCTCTTGGTGAATATCGAGAGCTCACCAAATCAGAGTTTGCAGAACTAGAGCAGTTGCTAGAAGACTCCACAAAAACATTTGAGGCTAGAAAGAAAAAGAGAACGTAA
- a CDS encoding bifunctional 5,10-methylenetetrahydrofolate dehydrogenase/5,10-methenyltetrahydrofolate cyclohydrolase has translation MTILDGKKVSNDIKNEIKDQVDKMKEKGEKVPHLAAVIVGNDGASLTYVGSKVRACERVGFESTMVRLSNTTSEIELLDKIEELNQDDNIDGFIIQLPLPPQINTRKVLMAVDPSKDVDGFHPENFGKMALDMTTFIPATPFGILELMDRYGVETKGKHTVVIGRSHIVGRPMSILMGRKGFPGNSTVTLTHSHTKNITQITSQADIIISALGVPNFLKAEMVKDDVVIIDVGITRVPDDSTTKGYRITGDVDFENVSKKASYITPVPGGVGPMTIAMLLKNTLLAREQRMGK, from the coding sequence ATGACCATACTAGACGGAAAAAAAGTAAGCAACGACATTAAAAACGAAATCAAGGACCAAGTCGATAAGATGAAGGAGAAAGGTGAAAAAGTGCCTCACTTAGCCGCGGTTATTGTTGGAAATGATGGTGCGAGTTTAACGTACGTTGGAAGTAAGGTTCGTGCATGCGAGCGTGTTGGATTTGAGTCTACTATGGTGCGTCTTTCTAATACCACCAGTGAAATTGAGCTTTTGGATAAAATTGAAGAACTCAACCAAGATGATAACATCGATGGGTTTATCATTCAATTGCCATTGCCTCCGCAGATCAACACCAGAAAAGTATTGATGGCCGTAGATCCTAGTAAGGATGTAGATGGATTTCACCCTGAGAACTTCGGAAAAATGGCTTTAGATATGACCACTTTTATACCGGCAACGCCATTTGGTATTTTGGAATTAATGGATCGTTATGGCGTAGAGACCAAAGGGAAACATACAGTCGTTATAGGAAGAAGTCACATTGTTGGAAGACCAATGAGTATTTTGATGGGACGTAAAGGGTTTCCTGGAAATTCTACCGTGACGTTAACCCACAGCCATACTAAAAACATCACCCAGATTACCTCTCAAGCAGATATTATTATTTCGGCACTGGGAGTACCTAATTTCTTGAAAGCAGAAATGGTAAAAGATGACGTGGTTATTATTGATGTGGGCATTACAAGAGTTCCAGACGATTCTACCACGAAGGGCTACAGAATTACAGGCGATGTTGATTTTGAAAATGTAAGTAAAAAGGCAAGTTACATAACGCCGGTTCCGGGTGGTGTGGGACCCATGACAATTGCCATGTTGCTAAAAAACACCTTACTCGCTAGAGAGCAGCGCATGGGTAAATAA
- a CDS encoding 7-carboxy-7-deazaguanine synthase QueE → MTRSEQQEQIDKGLLLPLMEEFYTIQGEGFHKGTAAYFIRIGGCDVGCHWCDVKESWLAELHPPTETSKIVENAAKYSDTIVVTGGEPLTWDMTELTKQLKEKHLKVHIETSGAYKLTGTWDWICLSPKKMKLPTEEVYAKAHELKVIIFNNDDFRFAEEQAAKVNGDCILYLQPEWSKRDKVVPKIVDYVMANPKWKVSLQTHKYLNIP, encoded by the coding sequence ATGACGAGAAGTGAACAACAGGAACAGATTGATAAGGGCTTATTACTGCCCTTAATGGAAGAATTCTATACCATTCAAGGCGAAGGATTCCACAAAGGAACAGCGGCTTATTTTATAAGAATTGGCGGTTGTGATGTGGGTTGCCATTGGTGTGACGTTAAAGAAAGTTGGTTGGCAGAATTACATCCTCCAACAGAAACTTCAAAAATTGTAGAAAATGCCGCTAAATATAGCGATACCATTGTAGTGACAGGAGGAGAGCCATTAACTTGGGACATGACTGAGTTGACCAAGCAATTAAAAGAGAAACATTTAAAAGTACATATAGAAACCTCTGGGGCTTATAAATTAACGGGTACTTGGGATTGGATTTGCCTATCTCCTAAAAAAATGAAACTGCCTACAGAAGAGGTGTATGCTAAAGCTCATGAGCTAAAGGTCATCATCTTTAATAATGACGATTTTAGATTTGCCGAAGAGCAAGCCGCAAAAGTAAATGGCGATTGTATTTTATATCTGCAACCAGAGTGGAGCAAACGCGATAAGGTTGTGCCTAAAATTGTGGACTATGTCATGGCGAATCCTAAATGGAAAGTCTCTCTACAAACACACAAGTATTTGAATATTCCTTAA
- a CDS encoding cupin domain-containing protein — protein MKPYIIQNSPFVVPTDDGKVINEHFGLATDGNSAISIAQMKAPAGWSEPFQTPEFDEFTFIVKGKKQFIIGDDEIILEAGQSIKIQKNTRVQYSNPFTEVCEYISICTPAFSMELVNRES, from the coding sequence ATGAAACCATACATCATACAGAACAGTCCCTTTGTAGTACCAACCGATGACGGCAAAGTTATCAATGAACATTTTGGGTTGGCTACAGATGGCAATAGCGCCATAAGTATTGCACAAATGAAAGCACCTGCTGGTTGGAGTGAACCTTTTCAAACACCAGAATTTGATGAGTTTACATTTATAGTTAAGGGTAAAAAACAGTTCATTATTGGTGACGATGAAATTATTCTAGAAGCTGGACAATCCATAAAAATCCAAAAAAACACACGCGTTCAATATTCAAATCCGTTTACCGAAGTCTGTGAGTATATCTCTATATGTACACCAGCATTTTCAATGGAATTGGTAAACAGGGAATCTTAA
- a CDS encoding aldo/keto reductase yields MNYKVLGNTGLKVSTLCLGTMNYGGKGFFSYMGDLGQAEVDEQIKTVMDAGVNFIDTANIYSEGLSELMIGKAIKNLSIKRDDLILATKVRGSMGKGENDRGLSRKHIIQQVDESLKRLNTDYIDLYQLHTSDPLTPIEETLRALDDLVRSGKVRYIGASNFMAWHLMKALGHSTYNNLEKFASLQANYSLDNRDLEREMVPLLQDQKVGLLVWSPLSGGLLTGKYKRDGNNEKGRLNDFPFEPFHKERAFDVLDVLFPMAEQKGCSVAQLALAWLLHQPVVSSIIIGATKMTQLQDNLKAVAIEFTEEELQLLEAVSALSIEYPKNVVEVMTADRSSGQDFLS; encoded by the coding sequence ATGAACTACAAAGTTTTAGGAAATACAGGATTAAAAGTCTCAACACTATGTTTGGGAACCATGAATTATGGCGGAAAAGGATTTTTCAGCTATATGGGCGATTTAGGCCAAGCAGAAGTTGACGAACAAATAAAAACTGTAATGGATGCAGGCGTAAATTTTATCGATACTGCAAACATTTATTCTGAAGGACTTTCAGAACTAATGATTGGAAAAGCAATAAAAAACCTTTCGATAAAAAGAGATGATCTCATTTTGGCAACGAAGGTAAGAGGGAGCATGGGGAAAGGCGAAAACGACAGAGGTTTGTCCAGAAAACATATCATTCAGCAAGTAGATGAAAGTCTAAAAAGATTGAATACCGACTATATAGACCTTTACCAATTGCACACTTCCGACCCATTAACACCAATCGAAGAAACGTTAAGAGCTTTAGACGATTTAGTGCGTAGTGGAAAAGTTCGCTACATTGGTGCAAGTAATTTTATGGCTTGGCATCTTATGAAAGCATTGGGACATTCCACCTATAACAATTTAGAAAAATTTGCTTCCTTGCAAGCGAATTATTCGCTTGATAACAGAGATTTGGAACGAGAAATGGTACCTCTGTTGCAAGATCAAAAAGTAGGATTACTAGTTTGGAGCCCATTAAGTGGCGGACTTTTGACTGGAAAATACAAAAGAGACGGAAACAACGAAAAAGGACGTTTGAACGATTTCCCTTTTGAACCTTTCCATAAAGAAAGAGCATTTGATGTTTTAGATGTTCTTTTTCCAATGGCAGAGCAAAAAGGATGTTCAGTCGCTCAATTGGCTTTAGCTTGGTTATTGCACCAACCAGTTGTTTCGAGTATTATTATTGGCGCAACAAAAATGACACAGCTTCAAGACAACCTCAAAGCGGTTGCTATTGAATTTACCGAAGAAGAATTACAACTATTGGAAGCGGTAAGTGCATTATCCATTGAGTATCCAAAAAATGTTGTAGAAGTAATGACTGCGGACAGAAGTAGCGGACAAGATTTTTTATCGTAA
- a CDS encoding VOC family protein: MSQIISPFHIAIPVHNLEECRKFYRDILKCEEGRSSEHWVDFNLFGHQLVVHYKPKTEDQLHTNTVDGKSVPVPHYGVVLPWNDFQNFADQLKAEGVNFVIAPYIRFEGEVGEQATMFFLDPAGNALEFKAFKDIDQLFAK; encoded by the coding sequence ATGAGTCAAATAATTTCCCCATTCCATATTGCCATTCCTGTTCATAATTTAGAAGAATGCCGTAAATTTTATCGTGATATTCTCAAGTGTGAAGAAGGCAGAAGTAGTGAGCATTGGGTAGATTTCAACCTATTTGGGCATCAATTGGTCGTACATTACAAACCCAAAACCGAAGACCAACTACACACTAATACTGTAGATGGCAAATCGGTACCCGTGCCTCATTATGGGGTTGTTTTACCTTGGAATGATTTTCAAAATTTTGCGGATCAGCTCAAAGCAGAAGGTGTCAACTTTGTGATAGCGCCTTATATTCGTTTTGAAGGTGAGGTTGGCGAGCAAGCCACAATGTTCTTTTTAGATCCTGCGGGAAACGCTTTAGAGTTTAAAGCGTTTAAGGACATCGATCAGCTCTTTGCTAAGTGA
- the ffh gene encoding signal recognition particle protein, translating into MFNNLSEKLDKALHVLKGHGSISEVNVAETLKEVRRALLDADVNFKIAKDFTNTVKEKALGQDVLTSLQPGQLMVKLVKDELTELMGGDAEGINLSGNPSVILMSGLQGSGKTTFSGKLANYLKNKKTKQPLLVACDVYRPAAIDQLHVVGDQIGVEVYSDKGNTDPVAIAQAGIAHAKAKGYNVVIIDTAGRLAVDDAMMKEISNIHKAIEPQETLFVVDSMTGQDAVNTAKAFNDILNFDGVILTKLDGDTRGGAAISIKSVVNKPIKFIGTGEKMEAIDVFYPSRMADRILGMGDVVSLVERAQEQYDEEEARKIQKKIAKNKFGFDDFLKQIQQIKKMGNMKDLIGMIPGAGKMMKDVDIDDDAFKGIEAIIHSMTPEERSNPSVINSRRKQRIGKGSGTSVQEVNQLLKQFNQMSKMMKMMQGGKGKAMMQAMKGGMR; encoded by the coding sequence ATGTTCAATAATTTAAGTGAAAAGTTAGATAAAGCCTTACACGTTTTAAAAGGTCACGGTAGTATTTCGGAAGTTAACGTAGCCGAAACCCTTAAAGAAGTGAGACGTGCGCTTTTAGATGCCGATGTTAACTTTAAAATAGCGAAAGATTTTACCAATACGGTTAAGGAAAAAGCATTGGGTCAAGACGTTTTGACCAGTCTTCAGCCAGGACAGCTGATGGTAAAGCTGGTTAAGGATGAGCTTACCGAGTTGATGGGTGGTGATGCAGAGGGTATCAATCTATCAGGAAACCCAAGTGTGATTTTGATGTCTGGGCTTCAAGGTTCTGGTAAAACCACGTTCTCTGGTAAACTAGCAAACTACTTAAAAAATAAAAAAACAAAGCAACCTTTACTTGTGGCCTGTGACGTTTATCGTCCTGCGGCTATTGATCAATTACACGTTGTAGGAGATCAAATAGGAGTAGAGGTCTATAGTGATAAAGGAAATACTGATCCTGTAGCCATTGCGCAAGCCGGTATTGCTCACGCTAAGGCTAAAGGCTACAACGTCGTTATTATAGATACCGCCGGTCGTTTAGCGGTTGATGATGCGATGATGAAAGAAATTTCTAATATCCATAAAGCCATTGAGCCACAGGAAACGCTTTTTGTTGTAGATTCTATGACGGGTCAAGATGCTGTAAATACGGCGAAAGCCTTTAACGACATCCTTAACTTTGATGGTGTTATCTTAACAAAATTAGATGGTGATACGCGCGGTGGTGCAGCAATATCCATTAAATCTGTAGTCAATAAGCCAATTAAGTTTATTGGTACTGGTGAAAAGATGGAAGCGATAGACGTGTTCTATCCATCTCGTATGGCCGACAGAATTTTGGGGATGGGAGATGTCGTGTCTCTTGTAGAGCGTGCTCAAGAACAATATGATGAGGAAGAAGCAAGAAAAATTCAGAAGAAAATTGCCAAAAACAAATTTGGTTTTGATGATTTCTTAAAGCAGATTCAACAGATCAAGAAAATGGGGAACATGAAGGACCTTATTGGAATGATTCCTGGAGCAGGTAAGATGATGAAAGATGTGGATATTGATGATGATGCTTTTAAAGGAATTGAAGCTATCATTCATAGTATGACGCCAGAAGAACGCTCTAACCCATCCGTGATCAACTCTAGAAGAAAGCAAAGAATTGGTAAAGGTTCTGGTACTTCAGTGCAAGAAGTAAATCAACTTTTAAAGCAGTTTAACCAAATGAGCAAGATGATGAAGATGATGCAAGGTGGAAAAGGCAAAGCCATGATGCAAGCCATGAAAGGCGGAATGCGTTAA
- a CDS encoding YitT family protein, protein MNPIISKLLFDIARKRFEKTTQQPVKSETQIRPLINSLEVEIRHAIKEYFLILIGVFSAGFGLKGFLLPNDFIDGGATGISLLIENLTSISLGFLLLVVNIPFILLAIKTISKKFALRSIVAISLLAVVVHFVEYPVITEDKLLIAIFGGFFLGLGIGLAMRGGSVIDGTEVLAISLSRKLGITIGDVLLLINIVIFSFGAYVLSIETALYAILTYLAAAKTVDYVVDGVEEYIGVSIISEFHEDVRLMLTEKMRRACTISPVKGGYKNEKAHYDRSLIYIVMTRLELPRLYTELDKIDKNAFVMTSVVKDLKGGRIKRKPLK, encoded by the coding sequence ATGAATCCCATTATTTCCAAATTACTTTTCGATATTGCCAGGAAGCGTTTTGAAAAAACAACACAGCAACCTGTTAAATCTGAAACCCAGATTAGGCCCTTGATCAATAGTCTTGAGGTCGAGATTAGGCATGCCATCAAAGAGTACTTCCTTATTTTGATTGGTGTATTTTCTGCAGGTTTCGGTCTAAAAGGGTTTTTACTTCCTAATGATTTTATAGATGGCGGCGCTACGGGCATTTCGCTCCTTATTGAAAACCTAACGTCCATCTCTTTGGGGTTTCTGTTATTGGTGGTGAATATTCCGTTCATTTTACTAGCCATAAAGACCATTAGCAAGAAATTTGCATTGCGCAGCATTGTAGCTATTTCCCTTTTAGCGGTGGTCGTTCATTTTGTAGAATACCCTGTAATTACGGAAGACAAATTATTAATCGCTATTTTTGGAGGCTTTTTTCTGGGTTTGGGGATTGGTTTGGCCATGCGTGGCGGAAGCGTTATTGATGGCACCGAGGTACTCGCCATTTCTTTAAGTCGAAAGCTGGGCATCACCATAGGTGACGTTTTACTACTCATTAACATTGTAATCTTTTCATTTGGCGCTTACGTCCTGTCTATAGAAACTGCACTTTACGCCATACTTACCTATTTGGCTGCTGCAAAAACGGTAGATTATGTGGTAGATGGTGTTGAAGAGTATATTGGCGTGAGTATTATTTCAGAATTTCATGAGGACGTCAGACTCATGTTGACCGAAAAAATGAGACGCGCTTGTACAATTTCTCCGGTAAAAGGAGGCTATAAAAATGAAAAAGCACATTATGACAGATCATTGATTTATATTGTCATGACCCGATTAGAGTTGCCAAGGCTCTATACCGAATTAGATAAGATTGATAAAAATGCCTTTGTCATGACTTCTGTAGTAAAAGATTTAAAAGGCGGAAGAATAAAAAGAAAACCCTTAAAATAA
- a CDS encoding helicase HerA-like domain-containing protein — protein sequence MSRRDDFVKMITEGNTSKGDFITLGAAMLDGETLTNTFVNVPLKTMNRHGLIAGATGTGKTKTLQVLAENLSEKGVPVLLMDIKGDLSGLAQPSTGHAKIDERHNSIGLPFTAKGFPVEVLTLSEQNGVRLRATVSEFGPVLLSRILDVTETQAGIIAVIFKYCDDNKLPLLDLKDFKKILQYATQEGKDEFTDAYGRISTASTGAILRKIVEIEQQGGDLFFGETSFEVDDLLRVDDEGRGYINIIRLTDIQDRPKLFSTFMLSLLAEIYSTFPEQGDSGRPELILFIDEAHLIFNEASKALLSQIESIVKLIRSKGVGLYFVTQNPTDVPEAVLGQLGLKVQHALRAFTAKDRKAIKLTAQNYPDSDFYDTTEILTSLGIGEALVSALDEKGKPTPLAATMMRAPMSRMDVLTSNELSALISTSKLAKNYNETIDRESAYEMLNKKIELAEAEEAKEKARQEKEALENAERSKKSTSSRRSSNRQNPLIKVLTSPTVIRSVLGILTKMLK from the coding sequence ATGAGCAGACGCGACGATTTTGTCAAGATGATTACTGAAGGAAATACGAGCAAAGGCGACTTCATTACTTTAGGGGCTGCCATGCTTGATGGTGAAACGTTGACCAATACGTTTGTAAACGTGCCATTAAAAACAATGAACCGACATGGTCTTATTGCTGGCGCAACGGGTACTGGTAAAACAAAAACTTTGCAAGTGCTTGCTGAAAACCTAAGCGAAAAAGGAGTTCCCGTATTGCTTATGGACATCAAAGGCGATCTTAGTGGCTTGGCGCAACCAAGTACAGGTCATGCCAAGATTGACGAGCGTCATAACAGCATAGGTTTACCATTTACCGCAAAAGGCTTTCCTGTTGAAGTCTTAACACTTTCTGAGCAAAATGGTGTAAGGCTTCGTGCTACAGTTAGCGAATTTGGCCCCGTGTTACTCTCTCGAATTTTAGATGTCACCGAAACACAAGCAGGCATCATTGCCGTCATTTTTAAATATTGTGATGACAATAAATTACCGCTGTTAGACTTAAAAGATTTTAAGAAAATATTACAATACGCCACCCAAGAGGGCAAAGATGAGTTTACCGATGCCTACGGCAGAATCTCAACGGCCTCAACCGGAGCCATTCTTAGAAAAATAGTTGAAATTGAACAACAGGGCGGTGACTTGTTTTTTGGCGAAACATCTTTTGAAGTTGATGATCTTTTAAGAGTAGATGATGAAGGTCGTGGTTATATCAATATCATAAGACTCACCGATATTCAAGACAGACCAAAGCTATTTTCTACTTTTATGCTTAGCCTTTTGGCTGAGATTTACTCTACCTTTCCAGAGCAGGGCGATAGCGGAAGACCTGAGCTGATCTTATTTATTGATGAAGCGCACTTGATATTTAACGAGGCCTCAAAAGCCTTGCTGAGCCAAATTGAAAGCATCGTCAAACTGATAAGAAGTAAAGGCGTCGGGCTGTATTTTGTAACGCAAAACCCTACTGATGTCCCCGAAGCAGTGCTGGGTCAGTTGGGCTTAAAAGTGCAACATGCCTTAAGAGCATTTACTGCAAAAGATAGAAAAGCCATTAAACTGACTGCTCAAAATTATCCAGATAGTGACTTTTACGATACTACGGAAATTTTAACTTCTCTGGGTATTGGTGAAGCTTTGGTATCTGCCCTAGACGAAAAAGGAAAACCGACACCGCTTGCTGCTACCATGATGCGTGCACCAATGAGCCGGATGGATGTGTTGACCTCTAACGAATTATCTGCACTCATTTCAACATCTAAACTCGCCAAAAATTATAACGAAACCATAGATCGGGAGAGCGCTTATGAAATGCTAAATAAAAAAATTGAGTTAGCAGAAGCCGAAGAAGCAAAAGAAAAAGCGAGACAAGAAAAGGAGGCTCTTGAAAACGCAGAGCGTAGTAAAAAAAGTACTTCGTCAAGACGAAGCAGTAATAGGCAAAATCCGCTCATCAAAGTACTCACCAGCCCTACCGTAATAAGAAGTGTTCTGGGGATCTTGACCAAAATGCTAAAATAA